A genome region from Magnolia sinica isolate HGM2019 chromosome 8, MsV1, whole genome shotgun sequence includes the following:
- the LOC131252599 gene encoding nematode resistance protein-like HSPRO2 — MLDLDWKTKMESPDISNKSTKINTSSHRSVPSPTRSTDLLPSLPFATSAYEQYFRLPELSKLWSSKEFPSWKSETLLKPALQALEITFRFVSISLSDPRPYANRSEWKKRVESLAVHQIELIATICEEDDNTRGSVPIVDLRKSDGVLERDGSSSEVWKLPGEALSVVSRISEASLLPRLETWQKSADVARKIAFAIECEMQGSPFTLGLGEPNFAGKPNLEYDLVCKPSDLHALKKPLRSLENFENGILFTIHQILESWIFAAQELLQRIGDRVEEKEYEKAASDCWLLERIWKLLTEIEDLHLLMDPDDFLRLKNQLSIKATNESEAFCFRSTALIELTRSSKDLKRRVPDILGVEVDPKGGPRIQEAAMALFHRKGDAAKVHLLQAFQAIEGAVKRFYFAYRQLIGTTMGSLEAKGNRGFVATEGESSPLTQLFLELPYFPSLDAAKTFLGEFWQYEIAASSDGLKSRARKRH, encoded by the coding sequence ATGCTCGATCTCGACTGGAAAACAAAGATGGAATCACCCGATATTTCCAACAAATCCACGAAAATCAATACCTCGTCCCACCGTTCCGTTCCCTCTCCGACACGTTCCACCGATTTATTACCGTCTTTGCCTTTCGCCACGTCAGCTTACGAGCAATACTTCCGCCTTCCGGAGCTCTCCAAGCTCTGGAGCTCGAAAGAGTTTCCGAGCTGGAAATCCGAAACGCTTCTCAAACCGGCGTTACAAGCTCTCGAGATAACGTTTCGGTTCGTCTCCATCAGCTTATCCGATCCCCGGCCGTACGCTAACCGATCCGAATGGAAGAAGCGGGTTGAGTCACTGGCCGTACACCAGATCGAGCTCATTGCTACCATCTGTGAAGAAGACGACAATACACGTGGCAGCGTCCCGATCGTTGATTTGAGGAAATCGGATGGTGTGTTAGAGAGGGACGGCAGCTCGAGCGAGGTCTGGAAGCTCCCCGGCGAGGCGCTTTCGGTAGTCAGCAGGATCAGCGAGGCGAGCCTGCTCCCTCGGCTCGAAACGTGGCAGAAATCGGCGGACGTAGCGAGGAAGATCGCGTTCGCGATCGAGTGCGAGATGCAGGGATCGCCGTTCACGCTCGGGTTGGGCGAGCCAAACTTCGCTGGGAAACCGAACCTTGAGTACGATCTCGTCTGTAAGCCGTCCGATCTCCACGCCCTGAAAAAGCCCCTCAGAAGCCTCGAAAATTTCGAAAACGGGATCCTCTTCACCATCCACCAGATCCTAGAGTCCTGGATCTTCGCCGCGCAAGAGCTGCTGCAGCGGATTGGGGATCGGGTGGAAGAAAAGGAATACGAGAAGGCTGCAAGCGATTGTTGGCTGCTCGAGCGGATCTGGAAGCTTCTAACAGAGATCGAAGATCTACACCTCCTGATGGACCCGGACGATTTCCTCCGCCTCAAAAACCAGCTATCGATCAAAGCGACGAACGAATCCGAAGCCTTCTGCTTTAGATCAACGGCTCTGATCGAACTGACGCGGTCATCGAAGGATCTGAAGCGGAGAGTGCCGGATATCTTGGGCGTGGAGGTGGACCCGAAGGGTGGGCCCCGGATCCAAGAAGCAGCAATGGCACTTTTCCACAGGAAGGGCGATGCAGCGAAGGTCCATCTGTTGCAGGCGTTCCAGGCGATTGAAGGGGCGGTGAAGAGGTTTTATTTCGCATATCGGCAACTGATTGGGACAACGATGGGGAGCCTGGAAGCGAAGGGTAACCGAGGGTTCGTCGCGACGGAGGGGGAGTCCAGTCCGTTAACGCAGTTGTTCCTGGAGCTGCCGTATTTTCCGAGCTTGGATGCTGCAAAAACGTTTTTGGGGGAGTTTTGGCAGTACGAGATTGCTGCGAGTTCAGACGGACTGAAAAGCAGAGCTCGTAAAAGACACTGA